One Janthinobacterium sp. TB1-E2 genomic region harbors:
- a CDS encoding efflux RND transporter permease subunit: MNLSELSIRRPVMVVLLSLSIILAGVLAYLQIPVAALPSYNTPVINVSADLAGASPETMASSVALPLEKQFSTISGLSLITSTSTLGNTSLTLEFDASINVNEAAVDVQAALLRAQRQLPTEMTDLPSYRKVNPADAPVLFIQMTSPSLNLSDLNDYAENLIAPSLSTLPGVAQVIVNGQKRFAVRVRARADLMNARNLTMDELAIALRTSNTNSPLGILDGPSQTLTIQGNPQMMKAADFAELIVASRNGQPVRLKDVAEVEDSFQSIKAVGSFNGERSISLMVQRQPDANTVQVVDGVRRLLPGFKEQLPQSIQISLVNDRSLSIREAIHDVNLTLALTVVLVVLVIFLFLHRAAATFIPAVTMPISLLGALALLYWLGYSLDNVSLLGITLAVGLVVDDAIVVLENIVRHIEMGKKPIRAALEGAKEMGFTIISISVSLVAVFIPIFFMPGVIGLLFHEFAVVVSLAVLVSAIVSLTLVPMLASRFLPADSREHNDSDPSHGEKTFIGRHFEAGFTALRNGYVHLLDKALAHRNVVLFVAVCTFALTVLLYATIPKGFFPEEDLGQIQVNTEASEDISSAALQDLQARVAAVLKADPSVQDVTSFVGGGNTGRMFMVLKPRSERPKMPVVLENLRRAAGTVPGMAVYFRPVQNLQLGGRQSKSRYQYTLQSVSPDALNDWAEKFIAGMRTDPAFRDVTSDSQIKGLQASLRIDRDKANLLGVQMSDIRTALYSAFGERQVSTIYSSAASYYVILEAATADRQYDDALTRVSVRSKTGELVKLSSIAYVERTIGPTSVNHQGQLQAVTIAFNLAPDVPLGIATGKIDAMAKDMSLPASIITRYGGDAAVFQSSQASQIILIIAALVVIYVLLGVLYESYIHPLTILAGLPSAAVGALLTLRLFGMDLTMIAIIGILMLIGIVKKNAIMMIDFALHAQRNEGMSPPEAIRQACILRFRPIMMTTAAALMGALPIALGLGAGAELRQPLGLAVVGGLLFSQVITLFITPVIYLFLDKYSGTGPMTDEQLVALDNKA, translated from the coding sequence ATGAACCTGTCCGAACTGAGCATCCGCCGCCCCGTCATGGTGGTGCTGCTGTCCCTCTCCATCATCCTGGCCGGCGTGCTGGCCTACCTGCAAATTCCCGTGGCGGCTTTGCCGAGCTACAACACGCCCGTCATCAACGTGAGTGCCGACCTGGCCGGTGCCAGCCCGGAAACCATGGCTTCGTCGGTGGCTTTGCCGCTGGAAAAACAATTTTCCACCATTTCCGGCCTCAGCCTGATCACATCCACGAGTACCCTGGGCAATACCTCGCTGACCCTGGAGTTTGACGCCAGCATCAATGTCAACGAGGCGGCCGTCGACGTGCAGGCGGCCCTGCTGCGCGCGCAGCGCCAGTTGCCGACGGAAATGACGGACTTGCCGTCCTACCGCAAGGTCAATCCGGCCGATGCGCCGGTGCTGTTCATCCAGATGACGTCGCCTTCGTTGAACTTGTCGGACCTCAACGATTATGCGGAAAACCTGATCGCGCCGAGCCTGTCGACCCTGCCCGGCGTCGCCCAGGTCATCGTCAATGGCCAGAAGCGCTTTGCCGTGCGTGTGCGCGCCCGTGCCGACCTGATGAATGCACGCAACCTGACGATGGACGAGCTGGCCATTGCCTTGCGCACCTCGAACACGAATTCCCCGCTGGGCATCCTTGACGGCCCCAGCCAGACCCTGACCATCCAGGGCAATCCGCAAATGATGAAAGCGGCCGATTTTGCCGAACTGATCGTCGCCAGCCGCAATGGCCAGCCCGTGCGCCTGAAAGACGTGGCCGAGGTGGAAGACAGCTTTCAATCGATCAAGGCCGTCGGCAGTTTCAATGGCGAGCGCTCGATCAGCCTGATGGTGCAGCGCCAACCGGACGCCAACACCGTGCAAGTGGTCGATGGCGTGCGCCGATTGCTGCCGGGCTTCAAGGAGCAATTGCCGCAGTCGATACAGATCAGCCTGGTCAACGACCGCTCGCTGTCGATCCGCGAAGCCATCCACGACGTGAATCTGACCCTGGCCCTGACGGTGGTGCTGGTGGTGCTGGTGATCTTTTTGTTCCTGCACCGCGCGGCCGCCACCTTCATTCCGGCCGTCACCATGCCGATCTCGCTGCTCGGCGCGCTGGCCCTGCTGTACTGGCTCGGCTACAGCCTCGACAACGTATCCCTGCTGGGCATCACCCTGGCCGTCGGCCTCGTCGTCGACGATGCCATCGTGGTGCTGGAAAACATCGTGCGCCATATCGAGATGGGCAAGAAACCGATACGCGCGGCCCTCGAAGGGGCGAAGGAGATGGGCTTTACCATCATTTCGATTTCCGTCTCGCTGGTGGCCGTGTTCATCCCCATCTTCTTCATGCCGGGCGTGATCGGCTTGCTGTTCCATGAGTTCGCCGTCGTCGTCTCGCTGGCCGTGCTGGTGTCCGCCATTGTGTCGCTGACCCTGGTGCCGATGCTGGCCAGCCGCTTCCTGCCTGCCGACTCGCGCGAGCATAATGACAGCGACCCGAGCCATGGCGAGAAAACCTTTATCGGCCGCCATTTCGAAGCGGGTTTCACGGCATTGCGCAACGGCTATGTGCATCTGCTCGACAAGGCCCTGGCGCACCGCAACGTGGTGCTGTTCGTTGCCGTGTGCACCTTTGCGCTGACGGTGCTGCTGTACGCGACCATTCCGAAAGGATTCTTCCCCGAGGAAGACCTGGGCCAGATCCAGGTAAATACGGAAGCGTCGGAAGACATCTCCTCTGCGGCGCTGCAGGATTTGCAAGCGCGCGTGGCGGCCGTGCTCAAGGCGGACCCGAGCGTGCAGGACGTGACGTCGTTCGTCGGCGGCGGCAACACGGGCCGCATGTTCATGGTCTTGAAGCCGCGCAGCGAGCGGCCGAAAATGCCCGTGGTGCTGGAAAACCTGCGCCGCGCGGCGGGCACCGTGCCCGGCATGGCCGTGTATTTCCGGCCCGTGCAAAACTTGCAGCTGGGCGGGCGCCAGAGCAAGAGCCGCTACCAGTACACTTTGCAAAGTGTCAGTCCCGACGCCCTGAATGACTGGGCGGAAAAGTTTATTGCCGGCATGCGTACGGATCCCGCCTTCCGCGACGTCACCAGCGATTCGCAGATCAAGGGCTTGCAGGCATCGCTTCGAATCGACCGCGACAAGGCCAACCTGCTGGGCGTGCAAATGTCCGATATCCGCACGGCCCTGTACAGCGCCTTTGGCGAGCGGCAAGTGTCGACCATCTATTCATCGGCCGCCAGCTATTACGTGATCCTGGAGGCGGCCACGGCCGACCGCCAGTATGACGATGCGCTCACGCGCGTGTCCGTACGCAGCAAGACGGGCGAACTGGTGAAACTGTCGAGTATTGCCTATGTGGAACGCACGATCGGGCCCACGTCCGTCAACCACCAGGGGCAGTTGCAGGCCGTCACCATCGCCTTCAACCTGGCGCCGGACGTGCCGCTGGGCATCGCCACGGGCAAGATCGATGCGATGGCCAAGGACATGAGCTTGCCGGCCTCCATCATCACGCGCTATGGCGGCGACGCGGCCGTGTTCCAGAGCTCGCAGGCTAGTCAGATCATCCTCATCATTGCCGCGCTGGTCGTGATCTATGTGCTGCTCGGCGTGCTGTATGAAAGCTATATCCACCCGCTGACCATCCTGGCCGGCTTGCCATCGGCGGCCGTGGGCGCGCTGCTGACCCTGCGCCTGTTCGGCATGGACCTGACCATGATCGCCATCATCGGTATCCTGATGCTGATCGGTATCGTCAAGAAAAACGCCATCATGATGATCGACTTCGCCCTGCATGCGCAGCGCAACGAAGGCATGAGCCCACCTGAGGCCATCCGCCAGGCGTGCATTTTGCGTTTCCGTCCCATCATGATGACGACGGCGGCAGCCCTGATGGGCGCCTTGCCGATCGCCCTGGGCCTGGGCGCCGGCGCCGAGCTGCGCCAGCCGCTGGGCCTGGCCGTGGTCGGCGGATTGCTGTTCTCGCAAGTGATTACCCTGTTCATCACTCCCGTCATCTATTTGTTCCTGGACAAGTACAGCGGCACGGGGCCGATGACGGACGAGCAACTGGTGGCGCTCGACAACAAGGCTTGA
- the yihA gene encoding ribosome biogenesis GTP-binding protein YihA/YsxC — MSKLWQARFFTTVNQLRDLPDTTVPEIAFAGRSNAGKSTAINILCNQKGLAFASKTPGRTQHINYFSIGGAHVAQHRKDATIVEEIECLLVDLPGYGYAEVSGSAKLHWQRLLGDYVQRREQLAGLILIMDSRRPFTDLDIQMLEWFAPTGKPIHCILTKVDKLNRNESVNALRQAKAKLDSYVDEDGVGFPFTVQLFSALKRVGIDEANDKIMELAGISEDGAAQMVELIEMEDDVEPEAGTDKPA; from the coding sequence ATGTCAAAACTCTGGCAAGCCCGCTTCTTTACGACCGTCAACCAATTGCGTGACCTGCCCGATACCACGGTGCCGGAAATCGCCTTTGCCGGCCGCTCCAATGCCGGTAAATCGACCGCCATCAACATCTTGTGTAATCAGAAAGGCTTGGCGTTCGCCTCCAAGACACCTGGCCGTACCCAGCACATCAACTACTTCTCCATCGGCGGCGCCCATGTGGCGCAGCACCGCAAGGATGCCACCATCGTCGAAGAGATCGAATGCCTGTTGGTCGACTTGCCGGGCTACGGCTATGCGGAAGTATCGGGCTCGGCCAAATTGCACTGGCAGCGCCTGCTGGGCGACTACGTGCAGCGCCGCGAACAATTGGCCGGCTTGATCCTGATCATGGATTCGCGCCGCCCGTTCACCGACCTGGACATCCAGATGCTGGAATGGTTCGCCCCGACGGGCAAACCGATCCACTGCATCCTGACGAAAGTCGATAAGCTGAACCGCAACGAATCCGTGAATGCCTTGCGCCAGGCGAAAGCCAAGCTCGACAGCTACGTGGATGAAGACGGCGTTGGCTTCCCGTTCACTGTGCAACTGTTCTCGGCTCTGAAAAGAGTCGGCATCGACGAAGCCAATGACAAGATCATGGAACTGGCCGGCATCAGCGAAGACGGCGCGGCCCAGATGGTCGAACTGATCGAGATGGAAGACGACGTCGAGCCGGAAGCGGGAACCGACAAACCGGCTTGA
- a CDS encoding c-type cytochrome — MNRAFSPLFKSMLLALLAVSATASAVEAPKPAVKADAAKGATLYADGDAARGLPACVSCHGAAGNSTITVNPKLAGQHESYIYKQLVDFTTPQRNQPVMTTYAKMLSDADKKNIAAYLGTQLSKPGAAKNKDTIDLGKKIYRGGIASKQVAACASCHGAMGNGIPVQYPRIAGQHQDYTVAQLTMFRSTKADARKNSAEMHTIAARMSDDEIAAVADYIAGLK; from the coding sequence ATGAATCGTGCGTTTTCACCGTTGTTCAAATCCATGCTGCTCGCTTTGCTGGCTGTATCGGCAACTGCCTCTGCGGTCGAAGCACCGAAACCGGCCGTCAAGGCTGACGCTGCCAAGGGCGCTACCCTGTACGCCGATGGCGATGCGGCGCGCGGTCTGCCTGCCTGCGTCTCCTGCCATGGCGCGGCCGGCAATTCGACCATCACGGTCAATCCGAAGCTGGCCGGTCAGCACGAAAGCTATATCTACAAGCAATTGGTCGACTTCACGACGCCGCAGCGCAACCAGCCCGTCATGACGACGTACGCGAAGATGCTCAGCGACGCCGACAAGAAGAATATCGCTGCCTACCTGGGCACGCAGCTGTCCAAGCCGGGTGCCGCGAAAAACAAGGATACGATCGACCTGGGCAAGAAAATCTACCGTGGTGGCATTGCTTCCAAGCAAGTTGCAGCCTGCGCCAGCTGTCATGGCGCGATGGGCAATGGCATTCCCGTCCAGTATCCGCGCATCGCCGGCCAGCATCAGGATTACACGGTGGCCCAGTTGACGATGTTCCGCAGCACCAAGGCCGATGCCCGCAAGAACAGCGCGGAAATGCACACCATCGCCGCCCGCATGTCGGATGACGAGATCGCCGCCGTGGCCGATTATATCGCCGGCCTGAAGTAA
- a CDS encoding cytochrome c biogenesis protein ResB — MSTGTTGIELKTQRRSLAEFVELVSSMRFAISLLTLIAVASIIGTVLKQNEPMPNYVNQFGPFWFAVFDKLSLYSVYSAWWFLVIMGFLVASTSLCIVRNAPKMLKDMRSWRETVREQSLRNFHHKLEWQAPLPRAVLAQQMVMRLKDAGYAAKVVEKDNATLVAAKRGAANKWGYIFAHGAIVIICVGGLLDSEMPIRVQQWFFGKTPFAGSGVIADIPAQHRLSLSNPTFRGNTMIPEGSSSNTAIIPQADGVLIQDLPITILLKKFHIDFYSTGMPKLFASDVVVTDHETGKSFPATIKVNQPLLYKGLALYQSSFEDGGSKLKLTGFPMTGKTTKRFDIGGEVGGSTPLERSDGNSYTVEWSGFRPFNVENLSAGQDVGAVSKAESFNEKFSVGLDKRLGSAAKNANNKDLKNVGPSVQYKLRDKTGQAREYQNYMQPVTVDGTTVFLAGMRVNPSDPFSYLRIPADDNYSVNEWMRLRAALQDPALRQQAATRYAARAMPQANAEALRGQLQESAAKSLGIFAGNGQEGGFLAISRFLEKIPAAEQEKAADIFMKILNGSLWDLWQAARAQDGLKAIEADDKHGRFLQLATNALSDSFFYGAPVYLQLDDFTEIKASVLQVTRSPGKSVVYLGCLFLVIGVFSMFYIRERRLWVWIKDGEGGSEALMAMSTQRKTLDFEKEFENLKAKLPQSA, encoded by the coding sequence ATGAGCACAGGCACGACCGGAATCGAGTTAAAGACCCAACGCCGCAGCCTGGCTGAATTCGTCGAGCTGGTCTCGTCGATGCGCTTTGCGATCAGCCTGCTGACCCTGATCGCCGTCGCATCGATCATTGGCACCGTGCTCAAGCAAAACGAGCCCATGCCCAATTATGTCAACCAGTTCGGTCCGTTCTGGTTCGCCGTTTTCGACAAGCTGAGCCTGTATTCCGTGTATTCGGCCTGGTGGTTCCTCGTCATCATGGGTTTCCTCGTCGCCTCGACCTCGCTGTGCATCGTGCGCAATGCGCCGAAGATGCTCAAGGACATGCGCAGCTGGCGCGAAACCGTGCGCGAGCAATCGTTGCGCAATTTCCACCACAAGCTGGAATGGCAGGCGCCGCTGCCACGCGCCGTGCTGGCGCAGCAGATGGTGATGCGCCTGAAAGACGCCGGCTATGCGGCCAAGGTGGTCGAGAAGGACAACGCCACCTTGGTCGCCGCCAAGCGGGGCGCGGCCAATAAATGGGGCTATATCTTTGCCCACGGCGCCATCGTCATCATCTGCGTGGGCGGCTTGCTCGACTCGGAAATGCCGATCCGTGTGCAACAGTGGTTCTTCGGCAAGACGCCATTTGCCGGCAGCGGCGTGATCGCCGACATTCCCGCCCAGCACCGTTTGAGCCTGTCGAATCCTACGTTCCGCGGCAACACCATGATTCCGGAAGGTTCGTCGAGCAACACGGCCATCATTCCTCAGGCCGATGGCGTGCTGATCCAGGATCTGCCCATCACCATCCTGCTGAAAAAATTCCATATCGATTTCTACAGCACGGGCATGCCGAAGCTGTTCGCCAGCGATGTCGTGGTGACCGATCATGAAACAGGGAAAAGCTTCCCAGCGACCATCAAAGTCAACCAGCCGCTGCTGTACAAGGGCCTGGCCCTGTACCAGTCCAGCTTTGAGGATGGCGGCAGCAAGCTCAAGTTGACGGGCTTTCCCATGACGGGCAAGACGACGAAACGCTTCGATATCGGCGGCGAAGTGGGCGGCAGCACGCCGCTCGAGCGCAGCGATGGCAATTCCTACACAGTGGAATGGTCGGGTTTCCGTCCGTTCAACGTGGAAAACCTCAGCGCGGGCCAGGATGTGGGCGCCGTCAGCAAGGCGGAAAGTTTCAACGAGAAGTTCTCGGTCGGCCTGGACAAGCGCCTCGGTTCAGCCGCGAAGAACGCGAACAACAAGGATCTCAAGAACGTCGGTCCTTCGGTGCAATACAAATTGCGCGACAAGACAGGCCAGGCGCGCGAGTACCAGAACTACATGCAGCCCGTCACGGTCGATGGCACGACGGTGTTCCTGGCCGGCATGCGCGTCAACCCCAGCGACCCGTTCAGCTATCTGCGCATTCCCGCCGATGACAATTACAGCGTGAACGAATGGATGCGCTTGCGTGCCGCGCTGCAAGATCCGGCGCTGCGCCAGCAGGCGGCCACGCGCTATGCGGCGCGCGCCATGCCGCAGGCGAACGCGGAAGCCTTGCGCGGCCAGTTGCAGGAATCGGCCGCGAAAAGCCTGGGTATCTTTGCCGGCAATGGGCAAGAGGGCGGTTTCCTCGCCATTTCGCGTTTCCTGGAGAAAATTCCTGCCGCCGAGCAAGAAAAAGCGGCCGATATCTTCATGAAAATCTTGAATGGCAGCCTGTGGGACTTGTGGCAGGCGGCGCGTGCCCAGGATGGCTTGAAAGCCATCGAGGCCGATGACAAGCATGGCCGCTTCCTGCAACTGGCGACGAATGCGCTGTCCGACAGCTTCTTCTATGGCGCGCCCGTGTATCTGCAACTCGACGACTTCACGGAAATCAAGGCATCCGTGCTGCAAGTGACGCGTTCGCCGGGCAAGAGCGTCGTCTACCTCGGTTGTCTGTTCCTCGTGATCGGCGTATTTTCCATGTTCTATATCCGCGAGCGCCGCCTGTGGGTGTGGATCAAGGATGGCGAGGGCGGCAGCGAGGCCTTGATGGCCATGAGCACGCAACGCAAGACCCTGGATTTTGAAAAAGAATTTGAGAACTTGAAGGCAAAGCTGCCGCAATCGGCGTAA
- the ccsB gene encoding c-type cytochrome biogenesis protein CcsB, with product MELANKQIYTQEPGFFKRLSLIDWLYGAGLLAASLFGLMRFGAFMDIYEKAILLAAAPTFAWLGWYWKPVRWLIPVAAVLSLFAIELYAGHLEMANQKFFLKYILSSQSAILWMGTLFVLSTLFYWIGLVARSEFGSSVGSLLCWAGVVLGLTGMLVRWYESYLIGADVGHIPVSNLYEVFILFSLITAMFYLYYEQHYATRQLGAFVMLVISAAVVFLMWYTVTRDAAEIQPLVPALQSWWMKIHVPANFIGYGTFALSAMVAAAYLLKSSGYLVDRLPSLEVLDDVMYKAISVGFAFFTVATILGALWAAEAWGGYWSWDPKETWALIVWLNYAAWLHMRLMTGLRGRVASWWALVGLLVTTFAFLGVNMFLSGLHSYGKL from the coding sequence ATGGAATTGGCAAACAAGCAAATATATACGCAGGAACCAGGATTTTTCAAGCGCCTGAGCCTGATCGATTGGCTGTATGGCGCCGGCTTGCTGGCCGCCTCCCTGTTCGGCCTGATGCGTTTTGGCGCCTTCATGGATATCTATGAAAAAGCCATCCTGCTGGCCGCGGCGCCCACGTTCGCGTGGCTGGGGTGGTACTGGAAGCCCGTGCGCTGGCTGATCCCCGTGGCGGCCGTGCTGTCGCTGTTCGCCATCGAGCTGTATGCGGGCCACCTGGAGATGGCGAACCAGAAATTCTTCCTGAAATACATCTTGTCGAGCCAGTCCGCCATCCTGTGGATGGGCACGCTTTTCGTGCTGTCGACCCTGTTCTACTGGATCGGCCTGGTGGCGCGCTCGGAATTCGGCTCGTCCGTCGGTTCCCTGCTGTGCTGGGCCGGCGTCGTGCTGGGCCTGACGGGCATGCTGGTGCGCTGGTACGAGTCTTACCTGATCGGCGCCGACGTGGGCCACATCCCCGTATCGAACCTGTATGAAGTGTTCATCCTGTTTTCCCTGATCACGGCCATGTTCTACCTGTACTACGAGCAGCATTACGCGACGCGCCAGCTGGGCGCCTTCGTCATGCTGGTCATTTCGGCGGCCGTCGTGTTCCTGATGTGGTACACGGTCACGCGCGACGCGGCAGAAATCCAGCCGCTGGTGCCGGCCCTGCAAAGCTGGTGGATGAAGATCCACGTGCCGGCCAACTTCATCGGCTACGGCACCTTCGCCCTGTCGGCCATGGTGGCTGCGGCCTATCTGCTCAAGTCGAGCGGCTATCTGGTTGACCGTTTGCCGTCGTTGGAAGTGCTCGACGACGTCATGTACAAGGCTATTTCCGTCGGTTTCGCTTTCTTTACGGTAGCCACCATCCTGGGCGCCCTGTGGGCGGCCGAAGCATGGGGCGGCTACTGGTCGTGGGATCCGAAAGAAACGTGGGCGCTGATCGTCTGGCTCAATTATGCAGCCTGGCTGCACATGCGGTTGATGACGGGCTTGCGCGGCCGCGTCGCCTCGTGGTGGGCGCTTGTGGGCTTGCTGGTGACGACCTTCGCGTTCTTGGGCGTCAACATGTTCCTCTCTGGCCTGCATTCTTACGGCAAACTTTAA
- the msrP gene encoding protein-methionine-sulfoxide reductase catalytic subunit MsrP has protein sequence MLIKRSPNGIELPYSSEITPRAVFESRRSFIKQVALGSVSSAALLEMASREAFAQGTNPKLAAKLNPAYSALDKQTAYKDATSYNNFYEFGTDKSDPAQNAGTLRTRPWTVSIEGEVKKPMTLDLDALLKLAPLEERVYRLRCVEGWSMVIPWVGYSFSEIIKKVEPTGNAKYVEFITLADKKQMPGVGSRVLQWPYTEGLRIDEANHPLALLTLGMYGETLPNQNGAPVRMVLPWKYGFKSAKSIVKIRFVKEQPRTSWNLSAPSEYGFYSNVNPNVDHPRWSQASERRIGEDGFLARKRKTLMFNGYNDVASLYAGMDLKKFF, from the coding sequence ATGTTGATCAAGCGCAGTCCCAACGGCATTGAGTTGCCGTATTCTTCCGAAATTACGCCGCGCGCCGTATTCGAATCGCGCCGCAGCTTCATCAAGCAAGTGGCGCTGGGCTCCGTGTCCAGCGCGGCCTTGCTGGAAATGGCCAGCCGCGAAGCGTTCGCGCAAGGCACCAATCCCAAGCTGGCTGCCAAGCTCAATCCCGCCTATTCGGCGCTGGACAAGCAGACGGCCTATAAAGATGCCACCAGTTACAACAATTTCTACGAATTCGGCACGGACAAGAGCGATCCGGCGCAAAACGCGGGCACCCTGCGCACGCGGCCGTGGACGGTCAGCATCGAAGGCGAAGTCAAGAAGCCGATGACCCTGGACCTCGACGCGCTGCTGAAGCTGGCGCCGCTGGAAGAGCGCGTCTACCGGCTGCGCTGCGTGGAAGGCTGGTCGATGGTGATCCCTTGGGTCGGTTACTCCTTCTCGGAAATCATCAAGAAGGTCGAGCCGACGGGCAATGCCAAATACGTGGAATTCATCACCCTGGCCGACAAGAAACAGATGCCGGGCGTGGGCAGCCGCGTGCTGCAGTGGCCCTATACGGAAGGCTTGCGCATCGATGAAGCGAACCATCCGCTGGCGCTGCTGACCTTGGGCATGTATGGCGAAACCTTGCCGAACCAGAACGGCGCGCCCGTGCGCATGGTCTTGCCGTGGAAATATGGTTTCAAGTCAGCCAAATCCATCGTCAAGATCCGTTTCGTCAAGGAACAGCCGCGCACGTCCTGGAACCTGTCGGCGCCGTCCGAATACGGGTTTTACTCGAACGTGAACCCCAACGTCGATCATCCGCGCTGGTCGCAAGCTTCCGAGCGGCGCATCGGCGAAGACGGTTTTCTCGCGCGCAAGCGCAAGACCCTGATGTTCAACGGCTACAACGATGTCGCTTCCCTGTACGCGGGCATGGATCTGAAGAAGTTCTTTTAA
- a CDS encoding protein-methionine-sulfoxide reductase heme-binding subunit MsrQ: MALNPTARQLSLLKSLIFLLALLPFARMVWLTYTGQLVEPLEFITRGTGDWTLYFLCISLAVTPLRRFTQWNWLIKLRRMLGLFAFFYAALHFTTFLWFDHFFDVQEMWKDVLKRPFITVGFIAFVLLIPLAVTSTNGMVKRLGGKRWQWLHRLIYIIAPLGILHFWWMKAGKNNFAQPILFGSIVALLLLIRVYFAWSKREKSARAAKAATPARST, translated from the coding sequence ATGGCCCTCAATCCCACAGCCAGGCAGTTGTCGCTGCTGAAAAGCCTGATCTTTTTGCTGGCGCTGCTGCCGTTTGCACGCATGGTCTGGCTGACGTACACGGGGCAGCTGGTGGAGCCGCTGGAATTCATCACGCGCGGCACGGGCGACTGGACCCTGTATTTCCTGTGCATCAGCCTGGCGGTGACGCCCTTGCGCCGCTTCACGCAGTGGAATTGGCTGATCAAGCTGCGGCGCATGCTGGGCCTGTTCGCCTTTTTCTACGCGGCGCTGCACTTCACCACGTTTTTATGGTTCGATCACTTTTTCGATGTGCAGGAAATGTGGAAGGACGTGCTCAAGCGTCCGTTCATCACGGTAGGCTTTATCGCTTTCGTGCTGCTCATTCCGCTGGCCGTGACGAGCACGAACGGCATGGTCAAACGACTGGGTGGCAAGCGCTGGCAGTGGTTGCACCGGCTGATCTACATCATCGCGCCGCTGGGCATCTTGCACTTCTGGTGGATGAAGGCGGGCAAGAATAATTTCGCGCAACCGATCCTGTTCGGCAGCATCGTCGCGCTACTGCTGTTAATCCGCGTTTATTTCGCCTGGAGCAAGCGGGAGAAAAGCGCCAGGGCGGCCAAGGCTGCCACCCCGGCACGCTCGACCTAG
- the lptM gene encoding LPS translocon maturation chaperone LptM — translation MKSSSAFYIGTAIVVSSVLAGCGQTGPLYLPKPPAAKGAPAKGSVEPAPVPPPPVIVPAT, via the coding sequence GTGAAGTCATCCTCAGCGTTTTATATCGGCACCGCCATTGTGGTTTCTAGCGTCCTGGCCGGCTGCGGCCAGACCGGCCCCCTGTACCTGCCCAAGCCACCCGCGGCCAAAGGCGCGCCAGCCAAAGGCTCCGTCGAACCGGCGCCCGTGCCGCCGCCACCGGTGATCGTGCCGGCAACCTAG
- the cyaY gene encoding iron donor protein CyaY has protein sequence MSESEFLALAEATLTQIEAALDRLNDEDVLDVECSRSGNVLEIEFIDNGTKIIVNSQAPMREMWVAARSGGFHYKRVGDEWINTRDSSELFAALSAMASEQAGAPVVLK, from the coding sequence ATGAGCGAATCGGAATTCCTGGCCCTGGCCGAAGCCACCCTGACCCAGATCGAGGCGGCGCTGGACCGGCTGAACGATGAAGACGTGCTCGACGTCGAATGCAGCCGTAGCGGCAATGTGCTGGAAATCGAGTTCATCGATAACGGCACGAAAATCATCGTCAACAGCCAGGCCCCCATGCGCGAAATGTGGGTGGCCGCCCGTTCCGGCGGTTTCCACTACAAGCGCGTGGGCGACGAGTGGATCAACACGCGCGACAGCTCCGAACTGTTCGCGGCCCTGTCGGCCATGGCCAGCGAGCAGGCGGGCGCGCCGGTGGTCCTGAAGTAA